CCCGTTGATCAGGAAATGATAGGTTTTCTTTTTATACACGTAGGTACATAGCCAGATCGGGAGGAGGACGTGCTTATAAGTCTGGCCGGAATAGGTGGTGCTCACTTCCAGGTCCTTGTACGTCTCAATCCGGCATAAACCGGCGCAGGCTTCCTCGATAAAATCCTTCATGATCCCTTCTGCCTTGTTATAACCCTCGTGAACGGCAATATCATATACATCGGCCTGCCAGCCGGAAAGATACTGCGCGTCGAAGTTCACAAGTTCATCAAGCTGGTAAGGAAACACGCTTTCATATTCCTTTTGCGACAATTCATTGGCGCCGCCGATGAGGATATCGTCGAAAAAATGGTCGAAGGTGCCGCTTCTGTGGATCCATTCCGTGTGTTGCACCTGGCGGCTCTGGCGCCTGCCATTACCGTCTGTATAATATTCCGTCACATAATAATAACGTCCGCCGTAACCGCGCCAGTTGCTGTGGGTTTGGGCGTCGTAGGTCCAGAACGGCAGGTAGATGCCGTGCAGGGCATCGTGCCGGGCCACTTCACGGAGGTCCCCTGGCGCCCACCAGCCTTTGCCGATCCAGTTTTTGAAAATATCGAGCGAATGCTGCCGGTCCACTTTAAAAGGAACGATGCCCGAAGGCTGTATCACCCGCGTTTTGTAAGCTTCCGGATTCACGGCTTCATAATTGCAGAAGCTGCAGGTGAACGTGGGCACTTCCGACAGGAAAACCGATTGGGAACCGCAGCGGTTGCATTTATACACTTTCTGCTCCACGGTAACCGAAGGATCACTACCGGCCTCCAATTGCTGCCGCAGATTATGCTCCCGGATCAGGTCTTTCGATTTACCGATCTCCACCTGCGTACCGCAATGCCCGCAAACGAGCATCTGGTCCTTCGGACTGAAATACAATTGCGAATTGCATCCCGGACAGGGAAATAAAAGTAAGGGAGCGTTGGCGGTACTGGTTTCCATGTATTGTTATCAATCCGGCGGCATTATCCACCGGTGTTTCAGAATTGAAGAGTTTTATAACCTGGCGAGGATTTCGGCCTTTTTCTGGTTGAATTCTTCTTCCGTGAGAATGCCTTGTGCTTTCAGTTCCCCCAATTGCTTCAGCAAATCTAGCAGCTGCTGCTTATTGCTGGCATCGCCGGCCGCGGGTTGTTGCGGTACGGGCTGTTGTTGCTGCTGCAGCATATTGGTGAGGATCACGCCTGCGCCCATACCCGCCGCTCCGGCAGCGCCGGGATTGTCGGAAAGGTTCTCCAGCGCGATGCCGCCCTGCATCTGGTTGAACTGGTTCAGCTTGTCGGCCAGCATGTTCAGCTGGGTGGTTTTATCTAGGATTTTCTCCACCTCTTCCGGCAGCGTCACGTTTTCGATATAGAACTGCCCCAGCTCGATGCCCCAGGCGTCGAATTCCTGCTGGAACACGGGCTTGAGCTTCTCGCCCAGCTCTGTAAAATTTGCCGCCAGGTCGAGGATGGAAATGCCCGCTTCGGCCAGGCCTTCAGACAGCTTGCTGACGATCACATTGCGCAATTGTTCGCTCACCGTCTCGATCCGCACCCAGGGATGGGTGCCGGCGAATTCCCGGATGAATTTCCGCGGATCGGTTACCCGCATCGTATACGTCCCGAACGAACGCAGCCTTACCTGCTGGAATTGCGGGTCGCGGACGATCACCGGATTGGAGGTTCCCCATTTCAGATTCGTGAACTGCCGGGTACTCACGAAAAATACATCCACCTTAAAAGGAGAGTCGAACAGGTATTTCCAGGATTTAAGGGTCGTGGTCACCGGCATGTTCTGCGTAGATAGTTCATGCCGGCCGGGCGGATAGGCATCGCCAAACTCGCCTTCGTTCATGAGCACCGCCACCTGCGATTCCCGCACGGTCAGCTGCGCACCGTTCATGATTTTATTGCCTTTGTCGGGAAATTTGTAGATTACCGTATCCGTAGTGTCATCCACCCAGTCGATGACCTCGATAAATTCATTCTTGATAAAATCGAAAAATCCCATGGTAGCGGTTTTAGTTTAGATTGAACAACCATGGGAAGTTACATAAAAATCAGACTTCACCCTTCCGGATAAGGCAGAATTCCGTGACAGGCTCTATAATCATGCAGCCGCGGACTGGCGCAACACAATCCACATCATCGGCGGCACGTTCCAGGATTCGCACTTTCCCGGCCTGCGGCCTTCCGCAAAGCCTGATTACCATCAATTAGCATCAATACTTCCATATTTAAATACTGGCTGCTAATATCCGCCAACAACTGGTCAATGCAGGGGTAGCCGTCCGCCCGTTTTACCCCTACTTTTAACCGGTTAAACTACCTTACTTTTATACGCCGACGGCGAATAGCATCCTGTACTGCCTTCCCGCCAGGCGAACCGGAATTCAAATCCGGCGTAAATATTAAAAACCGTTTATTGAATGATGATAAAGCACGGATATTATTACACACTGATGATCTGCCTGTTAATCCCCGCCCAGGCATTTTCACAGCAAAACATGGCCAACAGGATCTGGTACACCAGCCCCGCCGATGCCTCCGCAAAAGACAACCCCGATGGCTGGGTGAGCGACACCGCCTGGCTGAAAGCCCTGCCCGTAGGCAACGGCCATATCGGCGCGATGGTATTCGGGGATGTCAGCAAAGAGCGCATCCAGCTCAACGAAATGACGTTGTGGAGCGGCAGCATGGACGAAGGTGATAACCCCGAAGCGCCAAAGCACCTCGCAAAGATCCGGGAGCTGTTGTTCCAGGGTAACTACAAAGAAGCCACGGCGCTGACGAACAAAACCCAGATTACGAAAGGCAAAGGCTCCGGTCATGGAAACGGCGCCAATGTTCCTTTCGGATGCTTCCAGACGCTGGGTGACCTCTGGCTGGATTTCCATTCCACGCAACCCTATACCGGATACCACCGCGAACTGGATCTGATCAACGGCATTGCCATGAGCAGGTTCACGCAGGGCGGCGTCACCTACACCCGGGAAGTTTTTGCCAGTCATCCCGCAAAGGCGCTCGTGATCCGGCTAACGGCCAGCAAGCCCGGCGCTGTCTCTTTTCACGTCACGCTCGACCGGCCGGAAAGATTCTCCGTTTCCACGCAGGGTAACGCCCTGGTGATGGAAGGCGTGATGAACGACGGCCGGGAAGGCGAAGGGATGCGGTATAAAACGAACGTATCGCCTATCCTGACCGGCGGGACCGTCCGCGCAACGGGCAACAGCCTGCAGATCAAAAACGCGGATGCGGTAACGCTCATCGTCACGGCCAAAACCAATTACCGGCAACAATACCCGGATTTTATCAACCCGGATTATGAAAATGAACTGGCATCCATTACACGCAAAGCCGCCGCGCAATCCTATGCAGCGCTAAAACAGGCGCACACCGCCGATTTCAGCGGTTTTATGAAGCGCGTGCAATTTTCACTGGGCGCCACCACCAACGATATTCCCACTAACGAATTGCTGCATAACAACTTCCGGACAAAAAACGAGCAGATCCTCTACCCGCTGTACTTCCAGTTTGGCCGTTACCTGCTGCTGTCCTCTTCCCGCGAGGGTGGCCTACCGGCGAACCTGCAGGGCATCTGGGCCAATAAGATCCAAACGCCCTGGAACGGGGATTACCATACCGATATCAACGTGCAGATGAACTATTGGCCGGCAGAAGTCACGAATTTGACGGAAAGCCACATTCCCCTCATGGACCTCATCGCTTCCCTGCAGGAGCCGGGCAAGAAAACGGGGCGCATCCAATACGGCATGAATGGCTGGGTACTGCACCCCATCACCAATATATGGGGATATACCTCACCCGGCGAAGCGGCCAGCTGGGGCATGCACATCGGCGGCGGCGCCTGGATCATGCAGCACGTTTGGGAGCATTATAACTTCACGCGGGATGAGGCGTTCCTCCGCAAGGCCTATCCCATGCTGAAAGAAGCGTCGCTTTTCTACCTCGACTGGCTGGTTCCCGATCCGCAAACGGGTAAACTCGTATCCGGCCCCTCTCCTTCCCCCGAGAATACTTTTAAAGCGCCGGACGGCTCCCAGGCGCAGATCAGCATGGGGCCTTCGCACGACCAGCAGGTAATTTTCAATCTCTTTGAAAACACCCTGGCTAGCGCGAAAATATTGCAGCTGAAAGACGATGGATTTCTTACGAAAGTTGCGGCCGCAAAGGCAAACCTGGCGCGCCCGGCGATTGGACCCGACGGCCGGTTGATGGAATGGGCGGAACCATATGAAGAAGTGGAGCCCTTGCATCGCCATCTCTCGCACCTGTTCGCGTTTTATCCCGCCAATGAGATAACGATGAACAAAACGCCGGAACTGGCCGCGGCGGTGAAGAAATCCCTGGAAGCCAGGGGCGATGCGGGTGTGGGCTGGACCTACGCCTGGAAGATCGCGTTATGGGCGCGGCTGCATGATGGCGACAGGGCGCTTTCCATCCTGAACAATCAACTGCGCCCAACGGACGCTACAGACACTAAATACGATAACGGCGGTGGCACTTATTACAATTTATTCGACGCCTGCCCGCCGTTCCAGATCGATGGTAATTTCGGCGTGATCGCCGGGATGGCGGAGATGCTGTTGCAGAGCCATGAGGATTTCATCGAGCTGCTGCCCGCGCTCCCCGGAGCCTGGAAAAATGGCAGCATCAAAGGGCTCGTGGCACGAGGGAATTTTGTGGTGGATATGGAATGGAAGGATGGAAAACTGAAGAAAGCAAGCGTGCTGTCGCGGTCGGGTGCTCCCTGCCAATTGCGGTATAACGGCAAAACGGTAAAAGTACCGATCCAACGCGGGCGAAAGATATCCGTCATACCTTACTTCCAATGATCAGGAAATTGATTTTACTGAGAGGGCCTCTTGCAAAAGAGGCTTTTTTGTACCCGGTGCTAAAATATAGAAATAATTAGCAGAAAAGGTTTTGAAACTTTATTTCTTTTTATTTGATTATTTGCTATTTTTATATCCTTGTTGAAAGGAATATTAAAATAAGTATACGAAAGATTTGAATAAACATTAGACTGTCTGTTTTCCTTACCGACAAAACCCAACCGGTGCCCCGAATCCGCCAGGTGCGGAGGCGGGCACACTTAACGTCAGCCGAAAATGAACCCGTGCATTCAGCTATGAAAGCCGCTGACGGATGGATTCACTTTTCATTTCATAACGCCCGCTTGCGCGCCTGAAAACAGGTGGCGCAAAGCTATGCTCCGGAACAAAGCGCTTCGTTCCGGCATGGTGCGACATGTCCTTTCCCAAAGAACCGTCCATCCGGTTCCGCCGGATCATGCCCGTACACCAAACATCATCATCAATACAGGCTATGCTAAAACAGCTTATTACGCAGGTCGCGCTCTGCCGGGGCAGTCCGCATCCCGGCCGCAAACAATAGATCCACCAGTCATCGGACTGCATCATCAACTTCAATCGATTAAACTATTCTACAAAAATGACAACCAGGATTAACCTTATCGTTCTCGCCGTTTCGCTTTCATTCGCCGGTTGCGACAAAACGGATATTATTAAAACGCCTAGCTCGGGCAAGGATGCTGTTTCCTTCAGTTCCGTTACCCTACCGCAACACGGCGATGTAATTGCCGTCACAGTAGCCGGCTCGGGCAGCAAGACCGACTACAATACCGGCAACTACACGTTTGCCGGCCAAAGACACATGCACCTCCGCTCCACTGATTTCGATACTGCCACCACTGCTGTGCCGGCATCCAACACCAAAGCAGGATGGCAGGTACATCTCGGCGGCATTTATCCGATCCTTGGGTCCAGCGACTTCAATAATCAGGCCACCGCCTCCGGCGCCACCCTTCAGCTGTCGGGCGGCCCAACTCATTCAGGGAAATGGTTAAAACGCCAGCTCACCGATTCCATTAAAGCGGCGTTCCCGCTCAATTCCCGTTTGCGCAACTGGAACCTGTTCGACAACTCCGGTTACAAATCATACGTGTATGTGTCGTTCTACCTGCAATCTTTCCACGACGACGATCCCGGAAAATGGTTCCGGATGTGGTGGAGACGCGACCTGCCTTCCACGGACCCGCAGTATAACAGCAATTTCTGGACATCCAAGGAAAAGAACGGCAGCTTCACCTGGAGCACGGAATCATCCGTACCCGGCACCAAACACTATTTCCATCCAATGCCGTCAGTCGTTGGCGTATGGAACCGCATGGAATTCCTGTTCGATTTCGACAACGACCAATACCGGATTTACGTGAACGGCAAAATCGTAACTGATTCTACCCGCGGCGCGTACGGACCGATTTCAGGTGCGCTGGGCCTCAACAGCACGCTCAGATACGCACTGCTCGGCAACACGGTGGACGCGCGCCTGGAAGAAGGCCACCACCTTGGATGGGCGCTGCCTTATGTTGACCATAGCCCCAAGCGCATCGAACTGGCCGACAGCAACGACTGGTCCACAAAAACCAAATCCGTGGTGCAGCCTGTAAAATCCTGGAATGCTGACAACGTCGAGTTCATCCTCAATCAGGGCGACTTCGCCGACCTCGACAACAAGCACATCTTCTACCTCGATGGCGCCACCGCCACGTACATTGGCGCGCTGTAAAGCCTCAGCCACGTTTCATTTTTCCCGTCACAAAGCCCGCAGTACTTGCGGGCTTTGTGACGCCAGGGAATGTAGGAAATGCGGCAAATCCCCATCGCTTCCTGTATTACCGGCTTCCCTTTATCGGCAAAAGTTTCCTGGAACAAGTAAATCCCGGTTACGCACAACAACAAACCTAATGAGGGGCATGCTTCAGCCGCCCGCAGCCAACGATGGATTTTCCGTTACTTTCCATCGACATGTTGCGGCCGCTTGCGGACAAGAAAAATTACATTGTGCGGGAGCGGAACAATATTGAAGCCTCCTGGCAGATATTGATGTACGAAAGCCTGGGGCGCCGTTTCACACCGGAATACTTTCCCCAGAAACTTTCGCGGAAACGCGGATGCGTTTGGAGTACCGGTCTTGCATTGAATTGTGTAAAGAAAAGGAAGAATAATCGAAGCAGATAAAACAAAAAAAGGTTACCATTTCTGATAACCTCTCTGTAGTGTCGGGACGACTAGATTCGAACTAGCGACCCCTTGCACCCCATGCAAGTGCGCTACCGGGCTGCGCTACGTCCCGAACTCCGGTCCGTTTGTTTAAGACGGGATGCAAAAGTAACGAATGTTTTGATTTCCGCAAATTTTTCTCCGGGAAATTGTCAAAAAACTGTTGACAACCGCTTCCCGCTTGCTATACATCCGACCACATTTATGCGTACATTTGCACGGGATAAAATCAAAAGATGCAAATTTTACTGAAAAGCGCGACCATCGTTTCTGAACATTCGCCTTTTAACGGGCAGCAAAAAGATGTACTGATCGACAATGGCGTGATCGCTTCCATATCCGACAACATCGCACCCGGCAACGCACAATTAATCAGCGGAGACGGCCTGCATGTTTCCGGCGGATGGATGGATGTGTTCGCCCATTTTTGCGATCCCGGGCAGGAATACAAGGAAGATCTTCAATCCGGCGCCCTCGCCGCAGCGGCGGGCGGATTTACAGCCGTTATGATCGTCCCAAATACACAACCCGCCCTTCACACTAAAACACAGATCGCTTATGTGCAGAGCCAGGCCCCTCACAACGTGGCCGAAATCCTGCCCATCGGCGCCATCACCAAAAACCTGGAAGGCGCTTCACTTGCCGAAATGTATGAGATGAAAGCCGCGGGCGCCGTGGCTTTTTCTGACGGGCTCAAACCCGTGCAGTCTTCCGGCCTGCTCCTCAAAGCCCTCCAGTACGTGAAAGCCTTCAACGGCGCCGTGATCCAGATACCGGACGATGCCAGCATCTCCGCCCACGGCCTCATGCACGAAGGCATCCACTCCACCCGCCTCGGCATGCCCGGCAAACCCGCCATCGCCGAAGAAATCATGCTCAAACGCGACCTCGACCTCCTCGAATACACCAACTCCCGCCTGCACGTTACCGGCGTATCCACCCGCGGCTCCATCCAGCTCATCGCTGATGCCAAAGCCCGCGGCCTGCAGGTCACCTGCTCGGTTACGCCCTACCACCTGCTATTCACCGACGCCGACCTGGCTTCGTACGACAGCTTCCTCAAAGTGAACCCGCCCCTGCGCACACAAGACGATGTAGACGCCCTCCGCGCCGCGGTAACCGACGGTACGGTGGATTGCATCGCCTCGCATCACCAGCCGCAGGACTGGGACGCCAAGCAGGTGGAATTCGAATACGCCAAATACGGCATGATCGGCCTGGAAACAGCCTTCGCCGCCCTCCGCGCCGCACTTCCCGAACTGGAACCCGCCAAACTGGCCAGACTGCTGTCCGACAATCCGCGCAGCATCTTCGGCCAGCCCGCCATCACCATCAAAGAAGGCGCCCCGGCCAACCTAACCGTTTTCGAACCCAACGCCACATATACACTGAGCGACGACCGCTTCCAGTCCAAAAGCCGCAACACGCCCTTCCTCGGCAAGCCCGCGAAAGGCAGCGTAACCGGCATCATCCGTCAAAACAAATCCTGGTTCCGGTCATGAAAAACAAAACACACTTACGCTTCGGCTTCATGGCCGCCGCGATCAATTTCGCCCTGCTGCTGACGCAATATTTCACGCATACCAGCTCGGCCAATATCTTTTTCCGCATCCTTTCGCTGGCGGTGCTGGTGGTAGCAGTAGTCGCTTCCTGCCTGCGCTTTTCCCGCGAGATGGAGCACAAAGCCAGCTTCGGCGAAGTTTTTGGCACGGGGTTCCGCACAACGGCGGCCGCTACCGTGATCTTCGCCGCGCTGTTCATGCTTTTCGCGCAAGTAATGCCCGGTTACAAAGACGCGTTCATCCACGACATGATCGCCATGGGCCCGCAGGCCGATATGCCCGAAACCCATGCCGCGGAATTTGAACGCCTCAAACAGGCATTTCCCGTAACCGTGCTGTCCGGCATCCTCATGTTATATGTGCTCCCCGGCATCGTAGCCTCTGTTCTGGGAGCCGCCTTAGCCAAAAAGAAATGAAACACCTGGATATATCCGTTATCGTTCCCTTAAAAAACGAAGAAGAATCCCTGCCCGAACTGGCGGCTTGGATCGACCGTGTCATGCAGGACAACGGTTTTTCCTATGAAGTCTGGATGGTAGACGACGGCAGCACCGACCAATCCTGGGAAGTGATCCGCGAAATCTCCGCTTCCAACCCTAACGTCAAAGGCATTAAATTCCAACGCAACTACGGCAAGTCCGCCGCGCTCAACGAAGGCTTCCGCAAAGCCCAGGGCCGCGTGGTCATCACCATGGACGCCGATCTGCAAGACTCCCCCGACGAAATCCCCGGTCTGTACAAAATGATCGTGGAAGACGGGTACGACCTCGTCAGCGGCTGGAAAAAGAAGCGCTACGACAATACCCTTACCAAAAACCTCCCTTCCAAGCTCTTCAACTGGGCCACGGTAAAGATGAGCGGCATCAAGCTGCACGACTTCAACTGCGGCCTGAAATCATACCGCAAAAAGGTGGTGAAAACCATCGAGGTATATGGAGAGATGCACCGCTATATTCCTGTTATCGCCAAGTGGAGCGGGTTCCGCAACATCGGTGAGAAAGTGGTGGAACACCGCAAACGCAAATACGGCACCACCAAGTTCGGGCTGGAGCGCTTCATCAACGGTTTCCTCGATCTCGCATCCATCACCTTCGTAGGGCGTTTCGGCAAGCGGCCGATGCACTTCTTCGGGGCGCTGGGCACGTTGTTCTTTATCATCGGTTTCATCATCGCGGGGTACCTGGCCGTGGCCAAGATATTCTGGATGCAGTACAAGATGACGGAACGCCCGTTGTTCTTCCTCGCCATGCTGCTGCTTATCATCGGTTCCCAGTTATTCCTTACCGGGTTTATCGCGGAACTGGTAGCGCGCAACGCGCCGGAACGCAACTCCTACCTGGTGGAAGAAATCCTTGAAAACGAAGGCTGATGGTCCAGGCAAAGAAGATCGTCATCATCGGTCCCGCCCACCCCATCCGGGGTGGCCTCGCGGCGTTCAACGAACGTCTGGCGCGCGAATTGATCGCGAAGGGCCACGATGTGCAGATCCATACTTTCTCTTTCCAGTACCCCGCGTTCATGTTCCCCGGGAAAGAACAATACACTTCCGCCCCCGCGCCCGAAGGGCTGCGGATCCAACGGAGCGTACATTCCCTCAATCCCCTGAACTGGCGCAAAACCGGGCTGGAGATCCGCCGGCAAAGGCCCGATCTGGTGATCGTGGCGTTCTGGATCCCGCTAATGGCCATGAGCCTAGGGAGCCTGGCGCGCATCATCCGCAAAAACGGTCACTCCCGCATCGTAGGCCTCGTCCACAACCTCATCCCCCACGAAAAAAGACCGGGAGATGCCGCCCTGACTCAATTCTTCGTCAACAGCTGCCATGCGTTCATCACTCTCAGCCGCGAAGTGCTGCGCGATATCCGCCGGCTGACCGATAAACCCGCCGCATACGCGCCCCATCCCGTCTACGACCATTTCGGCGACACGCTCCCCACGGCTGCGGCGCGCCAGCACCTCGGATGGGACGAAAACAGCCGGTACCTCCTCTTCTTCGGGTTCATCCGCCACTACAAAGGGCTCGACCTGCTGCTGCAGGCTATGGCCGACCCGCGCATCCGCGCCATCGCCAACCTGAAGCTCGTAGTGGCCGGGGAATTCTACGAAGACCGCAGGAAGTACGAACCGCTCCTCGGTCCCAATGTGATCCTGGTCAGCGATTTCATTCCCGACAGCGACGTGAAATTCTATTTCTCCGCCGCCGACCTCGTGGTACAGCCCTACCGGAGCGCCACCCAGAGCGGGATTTCGCAGATGGCCTATCATTTCGGCGTGCCTATGCTGGTTACCAACGTGGGCGGCCTGCCGGAAATCGTGCCTGACGGGAAAGCCGGATATGTGGTGCCGCCAGAACCCAATGCCATCGCGGAAGGCATCCTCCGCTTCCTCGAACAGCCTGCCGGGCAATTCGCCGCGTTTATCAAAGCGCAACAGCAGCTGTACTCCTGGGGCCATTTCGTAAAAACGCTCGAAACCCTGCAATAAATCGCCGCTTTTGGGGTTATAAGACTAGCATCATGAAAGCTATTACATTCATTATCGCCTTATTCTCCGTACATGCCGCCCTGGGCCAGAAGCTCCCGGCATCCAGTTTCGCCGAGCTCGAAAAACGGCAGGATTCCCTGCGCGCCATGAGCTACGAGATCATCAACGGCAAAACACAGGACGTTCGCAGCACGCGCAACGACGCCTTCATCCCCGCGCTCGTCAAAGCCCTTAAAACGCCGTACTCTTTCTACTTCCCATTCGATTCACTTACCACCATGGCGAAGGTCTACCCGGCCGACAGCTCCTTCCGCATCTTCACCTGGCCGCTGGAATACGATAACAGCACCTTCCGGCATTTCGGCGTGATCCAGATGAATACGAAAGACGGCGCCCTGAAGCTTTTCCCCCTGTTCGACAATTCAGATTACACCGCAAACCCCGACACCATTACCAACCACCACGGCTGGTACGGGTGCCTGTACTACGGTATCATCCAGCGCCGGTATTTCAATGCGGAATATTATACGCTGTTTGGATGGGACGCCAACAATTTGCGGAGCCAGAAAAAGATCGCGGAAGTGCTCACGTTCAAGGAAGGCGAGCCCGTATTCGGCGGTCCTTTTTTCAGTTTCGTGGAAGACACGGTGAAGAAGCCCACGCGCAACCGGTTCATCCTCGAATACAAACGCGACGCGGCCGCGGGGCTCAATTTCAACCCCGAAGCCAATATGATCATCTACGATCACCTCATTTCTGAAACCGGTGAAGAAGCCAAGAAACACACCCTCGTGTCCGACATGGATTACGAAGGTTTCAAATGGCAGGCCGGCAAATGGGTACACGTGGAAAAGATCTTCCACGACGCGCTGGAAAAAGGCAAAGTACCCGTTGGCGTACCGCTCGACAAAAGCCGCTCCAATTTGAGAGAGCCCAAAACCTACGATGAAATAGAAGCCGAAGAAGCCGCCAAACAAGCGGAGAAAGACGCGAAGAAAAAGAAGAAGAAACAGTAGCCCGGCAACCGTCCCGTATTCAGCCGCCGTTGCGTCGCACACGGCGGCGGCAGTAAGCAGGTCAGCATTGCATCAAGGCGCGGGGATCTCACCATCCGGCAAGGGAAGATCGTTCATTTCGTGGTTGAAGACGTGGAGCGCTATGCCTGAAATTTTATCGTATTTGTAATGCGATTCCGGGCCAAAAAGCAGCATTAGCCGTACCTGCCCTACCGATCCCTTCAATCCCCTCCCGCTATAAACCGGCACAAACACCACGCGCTTGTTGTATGTCGACACCGAATCCGTGATGTACACCGGCGGTTGCTCCTTCACATATTCATTATACACTTCACAAATTCGCCGGAATTTCCGATTCAGCGAAGCCTCCGACATGTCGATCTCCTCCAGCGGTACCCCCACCAGCGCCCGGAAACTTTCGTAATCCTCCTGCTCAATCGTGGCCAGCACAGCGTTACTCGTTTCCAGGATCTCGTTTTTAACCGCCGCCTGCTGCGATTCCGGCGAACCGCAGGCCGCGATCATCATAGCCGCAAACATGCATGTGTATTGCTTCATCATCACAAGATAATAAAAAAAGAATCCGCCACGGCGGGCGGATCCGATACAAAAGACATTCAATTTGGTCAGTCCTTCGGCTGCTTCACGTTCGAAGCCGGCAGTTTTGCCACCGGCTGTTTGAAGTCCTCCGCCGTCACTTTATCTTCTTTGCCGAGATACGTCCACTGCACATCGGTGAGGTAATTGTTGAACACGCGGTTCACATCTTCCGTTTTCACCTGCCCGATCCGGGAATTGATCTCGTCGAAGATGCGCCAGTTGCCTGAAGCCTCGCAGGTCGACATCACATTCGCTTGCGCTCCGCTGCTTTGGTTCGTCATGTAATAACGTGTGAGATAGGATTTCTTCTTGTTCTCCACCTCCTTCGGCTTAAAGCCGTTTTCCTTCACATCGTTGATAATAGCCGTCATCACTTCGAGCGACTGCTTCGGATCAATAGTGGTGATGTACAGCTGCGCGGCCGGCGTTTCGATATAGGAATTGTTGTATCCCGCGGACGGCGCATAGGAAAGGCTGCGTTTCGTCCGTAACTCTACGAAATACCGGTCGTACAACATGCTCATCGCAAACTGGAACAACGGCCCGTCGGGCGAGTAATACTTCGGTGCGTTGCCCAGGCCCACGATGTAATTGGTCGCCAGGTCGCGATTGCTGATCTTTACCCCCTGTTTGATGGCCGCGGTTTGCGGCGCGCGCGGGGCTTGTCCGGCCGGGAGCGCCGCCAGCGTACTTTTCACCTTCCCGGTGATATCCTTTTCGTCGAGGTTGCCGACGATCACAAGATAAATCCGTTG
Above is a genomic segment from Chitinophaga pollutisoli containing:
- a CDS encoding SPFH domain-containing protein; the encoded protein is MGFFDFIKNEFIEVIDWVDDTTDTVIYKFPDKGNKIMNGAQLTVRESQVAVLMNEGEFGDAYPPGRHELSTQNMPVTTTLKSWKYLFDSPFKVDVFFVSTRQFTNLKWGTSNPVIVRDPQFQQVRLRSFGTYTMRVTDPRKFIREFAGTHPWVRIETVSEQLRNVIVSKLSEGLAEAGISILDLAANFTELGEKLKPVFQQEFDAWGIELGQFYIENVTLPEEVEKILDKTTQLNMLADKLNQFNQMQGGIALENLSDNPGAAGAAGMGAGVILTNMLQQQQQPVPQQPAAGDASNKQQLLDLLKQLGELKAQGILTEEEFNQKKAEILARL
- a CDS encoding glycoside hydrolase family 95 protein; the protein is MMIKHGYYYTLMICLLIPAQAFSQQNMANRIWYTSPADASAKDNPDGWVSDTAWLKALPVGNGHIGAMVFGDVSKERIQLNEMTLWSGSMDEGDNPEAPKHLAKIRELLFQGNYKEATALTNKTQITKGKGSGHGNGANVPFGCFQTLGDLWLDFHSTQPYTGYHRELDLINGIAMSRFTQGGVTYTREVFASHPAKALVIRLTASKPGAVSFHVTLDRPERFSVSTQGNALVMEGVMNDGREGEGMRYKTNVSPILTGGTVRATGNSLQIKNADAVTLIVTAKTNYRQQYPDFINPDYENELASITRKAAAQSYAALKQAHTADFSGFMKRVQFSLGATTNDIPTNELLHNNFRTKNEQILYPLYFQFGRYLLLSSSREGGLPANLQGIWANKIQTPWNGDYHTDINVQMNYWPAEVTNLTESHIPLMDLIASLQEPGKKTGRIQYGMNGWVLHPITNIWGYTSPGEAASWGMHIGGGAWIMQHVWEHYNFTRDEAFLRKAYPMLKEASLFYLDWLVPDPQTGKLVSGPSPSPENTFKAPDGSQAQISMGPSHDQQVIFNLFENTLASAKILQLKDDGFLTKVAAAKANLARPAIGPDGRLMEWAEPYEEVEPLHRHLSHLFAFYPANEITMNKTPELAAAVKKSLEARGDAGVGWTYAWKIALWARLHDGDRALSILNNQLRPTDATDTKYDNGGGTYYNLFDACPPFQIDGNFGVIAGMAEMLLQSHEDFIELLPALPGAWKNGSIKGLVARGNFVVDMEWKDGKLKKASVLSRSGAPCQLRYNGKTVKVPIQRGRKISVIPYFQ
- a CDS encoding dihydroorotase encodes the protein MQILLKSATIVSEHSPFNGQQKDVLIDNGVIASISDNIAPGNAQLISGDGLHVSGGWMDVFAHFCDPGQEYKEDLQSGALAAAAGGFTAVMIVPNTQPALHTKTQIAYVQSQAPHNVAEILPIGAITKNLEGASLAEMYEMKAAGAVAFSDGLKPVQSSGLLLKALQYVKAFNGAVIQIPDDASISAHGLMHEGIHSTRLGMPGKPAIAEEIMLKRDLDLLEYTNSRLHVTGVSTRGSIQLIADAKARGLQVTCSVTPYHLLFTDADLASYDSFLKVNPPLRTQDDVDALRAAVTDGTVDCIASHHQPQDWDAKQVEFEYAKYGMIGLETAFAALRAALPELEPAKLARLLSDNPRSIFGQPAITIKEGAPANLTVFEPNATYTLSDDRFQSKSRNTPFLGKPAKGSVTGIIRQNKSWFRS
- a CDS encoding DUF4199 domain-containing protein; protein product: MKNKTHLRFGFMAAAINFALLLTQYFTHTSSANIFFRILSLAVLVVAVVASCLRFSREMEHKASFGEVFGTGFRTTAAATVIFAALFMLFAQVMPGYKDAFIHDMIAMGPQADMPETHAAEFERLKQAFPVTVLSGILMLYVLPGIVASVLGAALAKKK
- a CDS encoding glycosyltransferase family 2 protein, yielding MKHLDISVIVPLKNEEESLPELAAWIDRVMQDNGFSYEVWMVDDGSTDQSWEVIREISASNPNVKGIKFQRNYGKSAALNEGFRKAQGRVVITMDADLQDSPDEIPGLYKMIVEDGYDLVSGWKKKRYDNTLTKNLPSKLFNWATVKMSGIKLHDFNCGLKSYRKKVVKTIEVYGEMHRYIPVIAKWSGFRNIGEKVVEHRKRKYGTTKFGLERFINGFLDLASITFVGRFGKRPMHFFGALGTLFFIIGFIIAGYLAVAKIFWMQYKMTERPLFFLAMLLLIIGSQLFLTGFIAELVARNAPERNSYLVEEILENEG